AGAAGCAACTTTAGAAGAATACTTAAGCAATATTTCTCTCATTACAAGTGAAGAAAACTCAAAAGACCTTCCTGATTATGTGATCCTTATGACGGTGCATAATGCTAAAGGTTTAGAGTTTCATCATGTATTTATGGCTGGCATGGAAGAGGGAACATTCCCACATTTTTTATCCATTGATTCCCCCGAAGGGATTGAGGAAGAAAGAAGATTGGCTTACGTAGCCATCACACGGGCAAGAAAACATTTAGAGATTAGTCATTCAAGGTTCACACGAAAATTCGGAGAAGTGGATGCCAGACTTCCCTCACAATTCTTAGAAGAATTACCAAAAGAATATTTGGAAGGTGAATTTACTGAAAGTCGTTATGGTGTCAGAAGACCAGATGCTACACCTAGAGCAGAACGTTTTCAAAAATCGGAAGAGAAATTTGAGTCTGTTCTTGCGAAATCTGGAGATGGTGAGTTTCAGATTGGGACAAAAGTCAGACATAAAGTGTATGGGGATGGCCGAATATTGAGTATTTCAGGTTCTGGAGACAATAGAAAGGTTGAAGTGAGATTCGGTGCCCATTTGGATAAAAAATTCTTATTGGCATATACACCATTAGAGATAATATCATGAGGAATTAGGGGTAAGTGTATGAATCTATTTTTTAAAAGTTTGGTACTATTCTGTTGTTCTTTTACTTTTTTGTACTCACAACAAAACACTGGATTGGCGGAAGAGTTCACTAAACTAGAAGACCACTTAAGAAATCCTAAACTTACAGAAGAACAAAAGAAAAAAAATTTCGAAGCCAATATGGTAAATTCTGTAAGAAGTACCTTATCGAAACGATTTGCAAATCCAAAAAAAGAATTAAAGGAATTAAAATTCCAAGATTTACAAACAGAACGTCCAGAGGGAACAAACACTTTCTACGTAAAATATAAAAATTATTATTTTCAATACTTGTTTCCAGTTGATCCGGAAACGTATGTTACCTCACCCATCGAAGAAATTGTCCTAGAAAAACCGGAAGGTTTGGATTTAGGCTCAAACGCACACAAAGAAGAAAAAAAGAATTAATTGGTCCAAACATAAGGACGGAATGGAAGAACAAGAATTTCAGGAAGTATGGCGGTGGGTCCTTTCAGTTGGTGATTCCATCTTAAGCATTTATAAAACAGATTTTGAAATCCGAGATAAGGGTGGAAACGATCCTGTCACAGAAGCGGATTTGTTTGCTAGTGAGTTTTTATATGATAAAATTTCCAAACGGTTTCCAAACCATGGTTTTTTATCTGAAGAAAAATTGGATTCCAGCAATCGTTTAGATAAGGAATGGGTTTGGATATTAGACCCGATTGATGGAACAAGAGAGTTTGTAAAAAAAAATGACCAGTTTGCATTGAGTTTAGGCCTTGTTCGAAATGGGGAAGCTATTTGGGGCATTATTTTCAATCCAGCAACAGGAGAATTTTTTTCAAAAGGGAAATATAGCTTTTTTTCTAAACTAACACCAACATACGATACTGAAGAAAATTTCAGAACCTTAGTCGTAGAAAGTAGTTCCATATTACATCCGTTACAAAATGGAAAAGAAAAGGAAAAACCGATTTTGTTAGTATCCGTTTCTGAAATGAAAGAAGGTTTGTTTCAAGATCCTTTTTGGAGTGAAGATTTTGAAATTCGAACAATGGGAAGTATAGCTTACAAACTAGGTTTACTTTCAGCAGGATTTATTGATTTAATTGTATCATTAAAACCAAAAAATGAATGGGATATTTGTGGTGGAATCGCCTTATTAGATGAAGAGAATTTTACATTTTTCCCTTTAAAAGATAAACCTTATGTTTTTAACCAAAAAACAACGTTAACATTTGGACTCGTTGCAGGCAAAAAAACTGCCGTAGATTATTTGGAAACTAAAATTGATTTTCACCAACTTTCCCTAAAGGTAAAAGAAAGATGGTGAAAACCTATAAAATTGGTTTAGATGCAAGGCCACTTTCCACTCGGATTTCAGGTGTTGGTCGTCTGATTGCGGAAACTTTAAAAGCCTTTCCAAATAAAGAAAAGTATGAATTTCTTCTTTTTTCTCATTTGCCAATCCATCCCGACCATAAAGCAGTCTTGGAATTAAACAATGTTAGGTGGATCGAAGGTGGTGGAATTTTACGTTGGAAAGGTGGATTGTATTATAATTTTTACATTCCATTTTATTTAGCCACCCATCGTTTGGATTTATTTTGGGGTTCTCAACAAGTATTACCTCCATTTTTGCCTTCCGATTTAAAAGCTGTTTTGACATATTGCGATTTGGTTTTGTATTTATACCCGAATACTATGCGTTGGATTGCAAAAATCCAACAACGAATGTTTCAAAGTTATTCTGTACGTAGGTCTAGTTTTATCCTATCTATCTCTAAACAAACCAGTGATGATATGTGTAAAAAATTTGGATATCCTGTCCACCAAACAGATGTATCTTATCCTGGTGTGAATCCAAAAGAGATCACAAAGTTATTAGACACACCAATATCAAACCGTGTGAAAGACTTGGGATCTGGTTATGTGTTGTCTGTATCCACAATTGAACCGAGAAAAAACTATCCATTTTTACTAGAAGTATTTCGCGAATACCGTAAACGAAACCCTCACCATTATAGACCTTGGGTGATTGTAGGAAAAATAGGTTGGGAATCTCCAGAATTTATCGAAGAACTCATCCAAGAACGTACTTTATACAAAGATATTTTTATTTTGGATTCTGTTTCGGATTCAGAACTACAACATGTTTATAAACGTTCTGGATTGTTTTTATTTGCGAGTAAATATGAAGGTTTTGGGATTCCTATGGTGGAAGCTTTGTTCCATAAAATTCCATGTATTGTCTCAGACATTCCCACGTTTCATGAAATAGGAAAAGATGGTGTTTTGTATTTTCCTGCCGAATCAAAGGAAGATAGCAAACGATGGGCAGAGGCTATTGATCACTTTTTCCAAAATCCAACACAAGTTGATGTTTCCATAGATGAATTCCGTTGGGAAAATGCAGCCAAAATCACAGAATCTGTATTCAAACAAGTATTAGAAGAAGGATAACAATCCTCTCTTTTTTGTCACTACGCCAGAAAATAAAATTTTTGTTTTGTCCCGTTTGGGAACTACATGTAGGTGGAAACGTTCGTTTGTCATTGCTTGGATTTCACATTCCCAATCTTCAGAGTTTGCAAAAAGTTTGATACGGTCACAAAGGATGGGACCGTCCACTGACCAACTTATATTGTATTTTGTTTTTCCACGAGAAAATTTGGACTTGAATGAATTCGGTTGGAATTTCCACGTAACGAAAGTTTCATCACCTGTTTCGTAAGGTTCCGTGAAAGAAGGGATCATCGAAATTCCTTTTCCCTTCCAGTTTCCCTTTACGTAATCATTCCATTCGTCTAAGTTGGAGAAGTAGTTGTATATTAATGAATCCAAAAATGAAAACTGTACTTTACCGATTGATATCTTCCAGGATTTATCTTCTCGTTTTCCTTTCTTTCTTTTTTTGTAAACCTAGTAGTGGAAAAGTAGATTTTTATCCGACCCCACTCCTCAATGCAAATGGAAATTTTGAATCACTTTCTGATTGGAAAGGAAAGGTTATTGTTCTCGATTTTTGGGCCACTTGGTGTGAGCCATGTGCAAAAGCAGTACCTACCATCAATGAATGGAAAAAGTCTGTTTCTGAGAATGATTTTGTATTCCGTGGCATAAATACTGACACTTCAGAACCTTTGGAAAAAATCAAAGAAGACATGACACGCTTAAAAATGAGTTATCCCACCTTACTTGATAAAGACTGGAAAATGACTGATTTTTATCAAGTGGAAGGGATCCCTTGTGTCTTAGTATTTGATCGTTCTGGAAAAATTGTGTACCGACAGTACGGTTTGGAAAAAGAAGACCTAACAGGTCTTTTAATCCGTTCACATGTTTGGGCTCAGTCTCTTTTGCCATAATTGTGCATTGCGAAACAAAATTTTCGACGTTCCTTGATTTCAATGACAAGATTGA
The sequence above is a segment of the Leptospira sp. WS39.C2 genome. Coding sequences within it:
- a CDS encoding 3'(2'),5'-bisphosphate nucleotidase CysQ, which produces MEEQEFQEVWRWVLSVGDSILSIYKTDFEIRDKGGNDPVTEADLFASEFLYDKISKRFPNHGFLSEEKLDSSNRLDKEWVWILDPIDGTREFVKKNDQFALSLGLVRNGEAIWGIIFNPATGEFFSKGKYSFFSKLTPTYDTEENFRTLVVESSSILHPLQNGKEKEKPILLVSVSEMKEGLFQDPFWSEDFEIRTMGSIAYKLGLLSAGFIDLIVSLKPKNEWDICGGIALLDEENFTFFPLKDKPYVFNQKTTLTFGLVAGKKTAVDYLETKIDFHQLSLKVKERW
- a CDS encoding glycosyltransferase family 4 protein: MVKTYKIGLDARPLSTRISGVGRLIAETLKAFPNKEKYEFLLFSHLPIHPDHKAVLELNNVRWIEGGGILRWKGGLYYNFYIPFYLATHRLDLFWGSQQVLPPFLPSDLKAVLTYCDLVLYLYPNTMRWIAKIQQRMFQSYSVRRSSFILSISKQTSDDMCKKFGYPVHQTDVSYPGVNPKEITKLLDTPISNRVKDLGSGYVLSVSTIEPRKNYPFLLEVFREYRKRNPHHYRPWVIVGKIGWESPEFIEELIQERTLYKDIFILDSVSDSELQHVYKRSGLFLFASKYEGFGIPMVEALFHKIPCIVSDIPTFHEIGKDGVLYFPAESKEDSKRWAEAIDHFFQNPTQVDVSIDEFRWENAAKITESVFKQVLEEG
- a CDS encoding TlpA family protein disulfide reductase, with protein sequence MNPKMKTVLYRLISSRIYLLVFLSFFFCKPSSGKVDFYPTPLLNANGNFESLSDWKGKVIVLDFWATWCEPCAKAVPTINEWKKSVSENDFVFRGINTDTSEPLEKIKEDMTRLKMSYPTLLDKDWKMTDFYQVEGIPCVLVFDRSGKIVYRQYGLEKEDLTGLLIRSHVWAQSLLP